The proteins below come from a single Chryseobacterium bernardetii genomic window:
- a CDS encoding RusA family crossover junction endodeoxyribonuclease: MKIALKILGIPQPKQSVRSRVAKTKTGKTFVQHYQTNDIKRNERNLAYDVKSQLPVGFVPSSKPLHVTKLLYVFPPQKGWSKRKMKQLESGEVFYRDVKPDLTDNLNKPLFDALQGIVYLNDSQVVKMSNVSKIYGTVPRIEIEFEEL, from the coding sequence ATGAAAATCGCTCTAAAAATATTGGGTATACCCCAACCTAAGCAATCTGTAAGATCAAGGGTTGCTAAAACGAAGACAGGAAAAACTTTTGTTCAACACTATCAAACTAATGACATCAAACGAAATGAAAGAAACCTGGCTTATGATGTAAAGTCACAATTACCAGTAGGGTTTGTCCCTTCATCTAAACCTCTTCATGTTACGAAACTTCTTTATGTTTTCCCTCCACAAAAAGGATGGAGCAAAAGAAAAATGAAACAGCTTGAATCAGGAGAGGTGTTTTACCGCGATGTTAAGCCGGACCTCACAGACAACCTTAACAAACCTTTATTTGACGCTTTGCAGGGTATAGTATACCTCAACGACTCTCAAGTTGTTAAAATGTCGAATGTATCAAAAATCTACGGCACTGTACCAAGAATTGAAATCGAATTTGAAGAATTATGA
- a CDS encoding polymer-forming cytoskeletal protein, with product MEKHFELTQEYKINAFGIKLFRIKATKKSKYVNEGELGGWVEKEECLSGNAWVSGNAEVSGNARVYGNAEVSGDARVSGNARVSGNARVYGNAEVSGNARVYGNAEVSGNARVYGNAEVSGNARVYGNAEVSGNARVYGNAEVSGNARVYGNARVSGNARVSGNAEVSGNARVYGNAEVSGDARVSGNAEVSGDARVSGNARVYGNAEVSGDAETKSNNDYCCFQNFGSTNRTTTFFKEKDNKIKVSCGCFSGSIEEFEKEVRKTHGEGKNAKEYISIIEVVKIKFGL from the coding sequence ATGGAAAAACATTTTGAACTAACACAAGAGTATAAAATTAATGCTTTTGGAATTAAGCTTTTCAGAATTAAAGCTACTAAAAAATCAAAATACGTAAATGAAGGTGAATTAGGAGGATGGGTAGAAAAAGAAGAGTGTCTGTCCGGTAATGCTTGGGTGTCCGGTAATGCTGAGGTGTCCGGTAATGCTAGGGTGTACGGTAATGCTGAGGTGTCCGGTGATGCTAGGGTGTCCGGTAATGCTAGGGTGTCCGGTAATGCTAGGGTGTACGGTAATGCTGAGGTGTCCGGTAATGCTAGGGTGTACGGTAATGCTGAGGTGTCCGGTAATGCTAGGGTGTACGGTAATGCTGAGGTGTCCGGTAATGCTAGGGTGTACGGTAATGCTGAGGTGTCCGGTAATGCTAGGGTGTACGGTAATGCTGAGGTGTCCGGTAATGCTAGGGTGTACGGTAATGCTAGGGTGTCCGGTAATGCTAGGGTGTCCGGTAATGCTGAGGTGTCCGGTAATGCTAGGGTGTACGGTAATGCTGAGGTGTCCGGTGATGCTAGGGTGTCCGGTAATGCTGAGGTGTCCGGTGATGCTAGGGTGTCCGGTAATGCTAGGGTGTACGGTAATGCTGAGGTGTCCGGTGATGCTGAGACGAAATCTAATAATGACTATTGCTGTTTCCAGAATTTCGGATCTACTAATAGAACTACTACTTTCTTCAAAGAGAAAGATAATAAGATAAAAGTTAGCTGCGGTTGTTTTTCCGGTTCTATTGAAGAATTTGAGAAAGAGGTTAGGAAAACACATGGAGAAGGTAAAAATGCTAAAGAATACATTTCAATCATTGAGGTAGTTAAAATAAAATTTGGATTGTAA
- a CDS encoding structural protein: MADLHDDNFDAKHFQRGEYNVRRINSLYKQLIDEVVKLITLGRIDTTKLFSFSDYPDLNKSANKLFEQFTKNVIAELYTQIDNSWSTAEDKQSKLVSKIAQKLNLSKEQVKEYLNPNKDALNAFKKFKENGIGLSDRVWKLSDQFRNEIELGLDIGIGEGKSAAKLARELRSNLNDPDRLFRRVRDKHGNLILSKVAKAFNPGQGVYRSSAKNAQRLTRTVNNMAYHQANYEKYQQFDFVVGIQIKLSNNPKHCPFCEAMAGNYPKDFVFVGWHPQCRCTTIAILKTWEEMERDNDLIWQGKEPKRSVNAVDELPDSFTNWLVENSLKIKKSKSKPYFITNNKKLIEEYV, encoded by the coding sequence ATGGCAGACCTGCACGACGATAATTTTGACGCTAAACACTTTCAACGTGGTGAATACAACGTAAGAAGAATAAACAGTCTTTACAAACAACTTATTGATGAGGTTGTGAAGCTTATCACATTAGGCCGTATTGACACAACAAAACTATTCTCATTCTCAGACTATCCGGACTTAAATAAATCTGCAAACAAGCTTTTTGAACAGTTCACGAAGAACGTTATTGCGGAGCTTTACACGCAAATTGATAATAGTTGGTCCACTGCTGAGGACAAACAGTCTAAATTAGTGTCGAAAATAGCTCAAAAACTGAATCTTTCTAAGGAGCAGGTTAAAGAATACCTAAATCCGAATAAAGACGCTTTAAATGCCTTTAAAAAGTTTAAAGAAAATGGAATTGGTTTATCTGATCGTGTGTGGAAACTTTCAGATCAGTTCCGGAATGAAATTGAACTTGGTTTGGATATCGGAATTGGAGAGGGGAAATCTGCTGCTAAACTTGCGCGGGAGTTGAGATCAAACCTAAACGATCCTGACAGGCTTTTTCGGAGGGTTCGTGATAAACATGGGAATCTAATCCTTTCAAAAGTTGCAAAAGCCTTTAATCCTGGACAGGGTGTTTACAGATCATCAGCAAAAAATGCTCAGAGACTTACGAGAACAGTCAACAATATGGCTTATCATCAAGCTAATTATGAGAAATACCAACAGTTTGACTTCGTTGTAGGCATTCAGATTAAACTTTCAAATAATCCGAAACACTGTCCTTTTTGCGAGGCTATGGCGGGCAATTATCCAAAAGATTTTGTTTTTGTCGGTTGGCATCCGCAATGCCGATGCACTACGATTGCAATCTTGAAGACGTGGGAGGAAATGGAGAGAGATAATGATTTGATATGGCAAGGTAAGGAGCCAAAAAGGAGTGTTAATGCGGTTGATGAACTTCCAGATTCCTTTACAAACTGGTTGGTGGAAAACAGCCTCAAAATAAAAAAGTCAAAGTCGAAGCCGTACTTTATCACAAACAATAAAAAGCTTATTGAAGAATATGTGTAA
- a CDS encoding YopX family protein gives MREIKFRGQRNDNNEWVIGDLLQNYIHHNSGTTIQQGGCVFYEVKNETVGQYTGLKDKNGVEIYEGDIVKDIYNNSFTVRYNEYCSFMLYPIGNEAEFMAIYPTITLIVIGNIHSNPELLK, from the coding sequence ATGAGAGAAATTAAATTCCGAGGACAAAGAAATGACAATAATGAATGGGTAATTGGTGATCTACTTCAAAATTACATACATCATAATTCAGGAACAACAATTCAGCAAGGAGGATGTGTTTTTTATGAAGTCAAAAATGAAACAGTTGGCCAGTACACCGGACTCAAAGACAAAAACGGAGTAGAGATATATGAGGGGGATATTGTAAAAGATATTTATAATAATTCATTTACAGTTAGATATAATGAATACTGTTCATTTATGCTTTATCCTATTGGAAATGAAGCAGAGTTTATGGCTATATATCCTACAATAACTTTGATAGTCATCGGCAACATTCACTCCAATCCGGAGCTACTAAAATAA
- a CDS encoding HNH endonuclease signature motif containing protein yields the protein MKVVWTLQMIEYLKRNYENVRTYDIALKLNISVSSVYNKAFSLGLKKSIDFIKENSRENWKSNLKAQQNVYKKGRVPENKGKKQHEYMSQDSIERTKLTRFKKNHIPHNAKADGDEVIRKDSSGNQYLMIKLPQNRKLVYKHLWVWESANGKVPKGFNVVFKNGNTLDCRLENLEMLSNSELMSKNSMQRFPEELRQLIQLKGALKRQINKIENKNHG from the coding sequence ATGAAAGTAGTTTGGACTTTACAAATGATTGAGTATTTAAAAAGAAATTATGAAAATGTTCGAACATATGACATTGCATTGAAATTAAATATCTCTGTATCATCAGTTTATAATAAAGCTTTTTCATTAGGATTGAAAAAGAGCATCGATTTCATAAAAGAAAATTCTCGTGAAAATTGGAAAAGCAATTTAAAAGCTCAACAGAATGTATACAAAAAGGGTAGGGTACCCGAAAACAAAGGTAAAAAGCAACATGAGTATATGAGCCAAGATTCTATTGAAAGGACAAAGTTAACAAGGTTTAAAAAAAATCATATACCTCATAATGCTAAGGCAGACGGTGATGAAGTCATACGTAAAGATTCTTCTGGGAATCAGTACTTAATGATAAAATTACCTCAAAATAGAAAACTTGTTTATAAGCATCTATGGGTTTGGGAGTCAGCAAATGGAAAAGTTCCGAAAGGGTTTAATGTTGTTTTCAAAAATGGGAACACATTAGATTGCAGACTTGAAAACTTAGAAATGCTAAGTAATTCTGAACTAATGAGCAAAAACAGTATGCAAAGATTTCCTGAGGAATTAAGACAGCTTATTCAATTAAAGGGAGCGCTCAAAAGACAAATTAATAAAATCGAAAATAAAAATCATGGATAA
- a CDS encoding bacteriocin-like protein — translation MGKFKKLSKEQLKEVNGGVKWTEYWLEEVPDYEEEMKDLLVKVDEEQCLLGYVTSDTHCDLEELLTKLKTES, via the coding sequence ATGGGAAAATTTAAAAAACTATCAAAAGAGCAATTAAAAGAAGTTAACGGCGGAGTGAAGTGGACAGAATACTGGCTAGAGGAAGTTCCAGACTATGAGGAGGAGATGAAGGACTTGTTAGTTAAAGTCGATGAAGAGCAGTGCTTATTAGGATATGTTACCTCAGACACCCATTGTGATTTGGAAGAATTGCTAACCAAACTAAAAACAGAATCATGA
- a CDS encoding phage portal protein produces MNIAEITLKTTPEEQINVLMVDRTGKPKLEDLKKAWKVSEHRTISDKTFLPDKEVKDTEGKVIKTKPVNRIAMPVQKYIVNSAVSFGFGNPVTIQSNAEEGSQEETVQKAIEKILLQNKADIKNRQAARELYRSTEIAEYWYYQKAETHEDYGFPCNFRIKLKLFIPWKNDTLYPMFNEYDDMVAFSRGFTLLNAEKKAVEYFETFTDTEVVRFMKGENGWEIVPMEDIGKNVIEKIPIVYATQEETEYEDVKFDIERLELLLSRHAEINDYHAAPTTFIKGKVTGLPQAGESNKAIQGGPESDMKVLSWDAAPESVKLEIETRLENIHKFTKTPDLFRQVKGLNQVSGIMLKMLFMDAHLKVQEKAEIWEEYFTRRYNILKAYVGKLLNTSLLEASNKLELEPVIKPYMIQDTKEWVETLMTANGNKPLISQQLSAELSALAPAEDWIVLQAEQEAEKTESVFGNPTGL; encoded by the coding sequence ATGAATATAGCCGAAATCACACTAAAAACAACACCTGAAGAACAGATTAATGTTCTGATGGTAGACCGTACTGGTAAGCCGAAGCTTGAAGACCTTAAAAAGGCTTGGAAGGTTTCAGAACACCGTACAATATCTGATAAAACATTTCTGCCTGATAAAGAAGTAAAAGATACAGAAGGGAAAGTTATTAAGACAAAACCTGTTAACCGTATCGCAATGCCAGTTCAGAAGTACATTGTCAACAGTGCAGTGTCTTTTGGTTTTGGTAATCCTGTGACAATTCAGAGCAATGCTGAGGAAGGATCACAAGAAGAAACTGTACAAAAAGCAATTGAGAAGATATTGCTGCAGAATAAAGCCGATATAAAAAACAGACAAGCAGCACGTGAGCTTTACAGGTCTACCGAAATAGCTGAGTATTGGTACTATCAGAAAGCCGAGACTCATGAAGATTATGGCTTTCCATGTAATTTCCGTATCAAACTAAAGCTTTTCATCCCATGGAAGAATGATACATTATATCCAATGTTCAACGAATATGATGATATGGTTGCCTTTTCCCGTGGATTTACTTTGCTTAACGCTGAGAAAAAGGCTGTTGAATATTTCGAAACCTTTACAGATACTGAGGTCGTCCGTTTTATGAAAGGTGAGAACGGGTGGGAAATAGTACCGATGGAAGACATAGGCAAAAATGTAATTGAAAAAATACCCATTGTTTATGCTACACAAGAAGAGACGGAGTATGAAGATGTAAAATTTGATATTGAACGTTTAGAGCTGCTTCTTTCTCGTCACGCTGAAATAAATGACTATCACGCTGCTCCTACTACATTCATCAAAGGAAAAGTTACCGGATTGCCTCAGGCAGGAGAGTCAAACAAAGCTATTCAAGGAGGACCTGAGTCTGATATGAAGGTTCTATCATGGGATGCTGCTCCTGAGTCAGTAAAGCTTGAAATTGAAACAAGGCTTGAAAACATTCATAAATTCACAAAAACACCGGATCTATTCCGCCAGGTCAAAGGATTGAATCAAGTGTCCGGAATCATGCTTAAAATGCTTTTTATGGACGCTCACTTGAAGGTGCAGGAGAAAGCAGAGATCTGGGAAGAGTATTTTACACGCAGATACAACATTTTGAAAGCGTATGTAGGTAAACTTCTCAATACTTCACTTCTTGAAGCTTCCAACAAGTTAGAGCTTGAGCCTGTGATTAAGCCTTATATGATACAAGACACAAAAGAGTGGGTGGAAACTCTCATGACAGCCAATGGAAACAAGCCATTGATTTCTCAGCAGTTATCGGCTGAATTGTCAGCACTCGCACCAGCTGAGGATTGGATTGTTCTACAGGCAGAGCAGGAAGCAGAAAAGACTGAAAGCGTTTTTGGAAACCCAACAGGATTATAA
- a CDS encoding DNA cytosine methyltransferase, with amino-acid sequence MKHASLFTGIGSFDLAAKEVGFENIFQVEIDKWCHKVLNKNFPNTKKYYDIKQFDGSIYKGTIDIISGGFPCQDISISGRGAGINGTKSGLWSELCRVISEVLPGYTLIENSPQITKKGFEKILYDLHEIGYDAEWENFYASEFGKYHHRERLYILAYPNAQRRRGILHYIKRSLAEKNSKTNTLDSQCSPFLQFEQRFGEPPVFGVVDGLAKRLDSRKRLGGCGNAVVKDIPLRIFKEIKDL; translated from the coding sequence ATGAAACATGCTTCGCTTTTTACCGGTATAGGCTCTTTTGATTTAGCAGCAAAAGAGGTTGGCTTTGAGAATATTTTCCAGGTAGAAATTGATAAATGGTGCCATAAAGTTTTAAATAAGAATTTTCCAAATACAAAAAAATACTATGATATTAAACAATTCGATGGATCAATATACAAAGGAACGATTGACATTATTTCCGGTGGTTTTCCCTGTCAAGATATTTCTATCTCGGGAAGAGGTGCAGGTATTAACGGAACAAAAAGTGGACTTTGGAGTGAACTATGTAGAGTTATTTCGGAAGTTTTACCTGGATATACACTCATTGAAAACTCACCTCAGATCACAAAAAAAGGGTTTGAAAAAATCTTATATGACCTTCACGAAATCGGGTATGATGCAGAATGGGAAAATTTTTACGCTTCCGAATTTGGGAAATACCATCACAGAGAAAGGCTTTATATTCTTGCCTACCCCAATGCACAAAGACGGCGAGGGATATTACATTACATCAAGAGAAGCCTCGCTGAAAAGAATAGTAAAACAAATACATTGGATTCACAATGCAGTCCTTTTCTACAATTTGAGCAAAGGTTTGGCGAACCCCCGGTTTTCGGAGTGGTTGATGGGCTTGCCAAAAGATTGGACTCTCGTAAACGACTCGGAGGATGTGGAAATGCAGTTGTAAAGGATATACCACTCAGAATTTTCAAAGAAATAAAAGACCTATGA
- a CDS encoding helix-turn-helix domain-containing protein yields the protein MGNFDNSANTGMQIIFKFIEERRKEKNISQLQLSELIGINESTLIRNLKGESAMTLATLLKICGALELRPFLIPAEVDNTEFQRMFFN from the coding sequence ATGGGAAATTTTGACAACTCGGCAAATACAGGAATGCAAATTATCTTTAAGTTTATTGAAGAAAGGCGAAAGGAAAAAAATATTTCACAATTGCAGTTATCAGAACTTATTGGCATTAACGAAAGTACACTTATCAGAAATTTAAAAGGTGAAAGCGCAATGACATTGGCAACTCTTTTGAAAATTTGTGGAGCTTTAGAATTAAGACCGTTCTTAATTCCCGCCGAGGTAGATAATACAGAGTTCCAAAGAATGTTTTTCAATTAA
- a CDS encoding Lin1244/Lin1753 domain-containing protein has translation MSKKDSYYFSHDSNARNDEKLLAVRMKLGAEGYGIYFMILERLRDERDNMSVKDYNILAFDFRVSSEKVKSVIEDFGLFEFTDDKKSFFSKRMVENMNFKNEKSEKARKSAEIRWNKSEKNANALPTQNEGNALKESKGKESKRKESNTVIDIPFSPSGDSNPVKSFKQFSKQEFYESLKIFVKEFGKDTVRDFFDYWTEPSASGKMRFQLEKTWSAKGRLGTWKRNEPKFGGSNLVNNKIEQNIPGPWAS, from the coding sequence ATGAGTAAAAAGGATTCATACTATTTCAGCCATGACAGTAACGCTCGTAATGATGAGAAACTTCTCGCCGTGCGAATGAAACTAGGTGCTGAAGGTTATGGCATTTACTTTATGATTCTTGAAAGATTACGCGATGAAAGAGATAATATGAGCGTCAAAGATTATAATATTTTAGCCTTTGACTTTCGTGTAAGCTCTGAAAAAGTAAAGTCGGTAATTGAAGATTTTGGTCTTTTTGAATTTACAGATGATAAGAAGTCATTCTTCTCTAAACGTATGGTTGAGAATATGAACTTCAAAAATGAAAAGTCTGAAAAAGCTCGAAAATCGGCAGAAATTAGATGGAACAAAAGCGAAAAAAATGCGAACGCATTGCCAACGCAAAACGAAGGGAATGCTTTAAAGGAAAGTAAAGGAAAGGAAAGTAAAAGAAAAGAAAGTAATACTGTTATAGATATTCCTTTTTCGCCTTCCGGCGATTCAAACCCTGTTAAATCTTTCAAACAATTTTCTAAACAGGAATTCTATGAATCGTTAAAAATCTTTGTCAAAGAATTTGGTAAAGATACCGTAAGAGACTTTTTCGATTATTGGACTGAGCCGTCAGCTTCTGGTAAGATGAGGTTTCAACTTGAAAAGACCTGGAGTGCAAAAGGCAGACTAGGAACCTGGAAGAGAAATGAGCCAAAGTTTGGAGGAAGTAATTTGGTAAACAACAAAATTGAACAAAATATTCCGGGACCATGGGCTTCATAG
- a CDS encoding DUF7352 domain-containing protein — MKTIYKYQLNTIGKQIITMPIDSEIISLQTQFGSPCIWAKVDDEKPVYDRTILTFGTGHPLPEGNIEFIGTYQISEFVFHVFEML; from the coding sequence ATGAAAACAATATATAAATATCAATTAAATACTATTGGTAAACAAATAATAACAATGCCTATAGATTCAGAAATAATTAGTTTACAAACTCAGTTTGGAAGCCCCTGTATTTGGGCAAAAGTAGATGATGAAAAACCTGTATATGATAGAACAATTCTAACATTTGGAACCGGACATCCATTGCCTGAAGGAAATATTGAATTTATCGGCACTTATCAAATTAGTGAATTTGTTTTCCATGTTTTTGAAATGCTTTAA
- a CDS encoding PD-(D/E)XK nuclease-like domain-containing protein, protein MKNTAIEHQEQNQIHPVYESSPKNDLIQKLINKDFRLSYSKLKHLTSPVNFINAMLEPKTKNAGMTLGSIVDCLLLTEQKFHEQFTIVSNSPTTDKQVEFVNLVLDKMKLEPFSEEVFNIKFREAISEGFGRVKTEGLEEYIIALIQGKEVISSDDYHKAKKIVENLKNADEVCDELMLVEDFQKMLEFNYKGWNFICFLDTYHQNGFHDLKFASDCNPEKFERDLVKFGYDIQIGIYALGFEILFGNFNPEVKHIVYDAVGNYVVLNIDSGYVNYCKRKVDFMIDCLDLMISKKAFNKSYNFFRSQNTIYKPKWSAGFDHSIFDE, encoded by the coding sequence ATGAAAAATACAGCAATAGAACATCAGGAACAAAATCAAATTCATCCTGTTTATGAATCGTCTCCAAAGAATGATCTCATTCAAAAGCTTATCAATAAAGACTTTCGCCTTTCATATTCTAAATTAAAACACCTTACCAGTCCTGTTAACTTCATCAATGCAATGTTGGAGCCAAAAACTAAGAATGCAGGAATGACATTGGGAAGTATTGTGGATTGCCTTCTACTTACAGAACAGAAGTTTCATGAGCAGTTTACTATTGTATCAAATTCGCCTACCACAGATAAGCAAGTAGAATTTGTGAATTTAGTTTTGGATAAAATGAAATTGGAACCATTTTCAGAAGAGGTTTTCAATATCAAATTCAGAGAGGCAATTTCAGAAGGATTTGGGAGAGTAAAGACTGAAGGTTTAGAAGAGTACATTATAGCTCTTATTCAAGGTAAAGAAGTTATTTCATCAGATGACTACCATAAAGCTAAAAAGATTGTAGAGAACCTTAAAAATGCAGATGAGGTGTGTGATGAGCTTATGCTTGTTGAAGACTTTCAAAAGATGCTTGAATTCAACTACAAAGGTTGGAATTTCATCTGTTTCCTTGATACTTATCACCAGAACGGGTTTCATGATTTGAAATTTGCATCAGATTGCAATCCTGAAAAGTTTGAAAGAGATCTAGTAAAGTTCGGATATGATATCCAAATTGGAATTTACGCTTTAGGATTTGAAATATTGTTTGGAAACTTTAATCCGGAAGTAAAGCATATAGTATATGATGCTGTAGGTAATTATGTTGTTTTAAATATTGATTCAGGATATGTAAACTACTGCAAGAGAAAAGTTGACTTTATGATTGATTGTCTTGATCTTATGATTTCGAAGAAAGCTTTCAATAAGTCTTACAATTTCTTCCGTAGTCAGAACACTATCTACAAGCCTAAATGGTCTGCCGGATTCGATCACTCAATATTTGATGAATAA
- a CDS encoding DEAD/DEAH box helicase: MALAEIVKENAPNLFTIDKPKFTLRPYQKEAVDAGVDFFKSDSKKNKILILPTGAGKSVVIANILAPLEGKTIILQPSKEILEQNFAKYISSGYRASIYSASAGQKKVDTITFCTIGSIINKKHLFQGLEHIIIDECHLVNAKGGMYEEFISAFPKAKVLGLTATPYRLHNSMEGAQLKFLTRTRPKIFDEVLYYVQNSELFYNDPPYLAKLEYFSFNVVDRTMLQVNSSGTDFTEQSLRRYYKVIDMPSKIVEYSLRLLAKRKNLLIFCSLIEEAETVSKRIPGSVVLTGSTRKEDREKILTQFKSGKIRCVVNVGVLTTGFDYPELECVLIARSTMSLALYYQIVGRAMRISPKKENAWIVDLGGNINFFGKIETMKIEQTPNGLFFISNNGRQLTNVPFQK; encoded by the coding sequence ATGGCATTAGCAGAAATCGTAAAAGAGAATGCTCCAAACCTGTTTACTATTGACAAACCAAAGTTCACATTAAGACCTTATCAAAAAGAAGCTGTTGACGCTGGAGTTGACTTTTTCAAAAGCGACTCAAAGAAAAACAAAATATTAATTCTTCCTACCGGGGCAGGTAAATCTGTAGTAATTGCAAATATACTTGCTCCTCTGGAAGGGAAAACAATCATTTTACAGCCTTCAAAGGAAATCCTGGAACAGAACTTTGCAAAGTATATCAGTAGTGGTTACAGAGCATCGATATACTCCGCTTCAGCAGGACAGAAGAAAGTTGATACAATCACTTTCTGTACGATTGGAAGTATTATCAATAAGAAGCATCTATTCCAAGGACTTGAGCATATTATCATTGATGAATGCCATTTGGTAAATGCAAAAGGGGGTATGTATGAAGAGTTTATCAGCGCTTTTCCGAAAGCAAAAGTACTTGGATTAACTGCAACACCATATCGTTTGCATAACTCAATGGAAGGGGCACAGCTTAAGTTCTTGACGAGAACACGCCCGAAGATATTTGATGAGGTGCTTTACTATGTTCAGAATTCAGAATTATTTTATAATGATCCTCCTTATCTGGCCAAATTAGAATACTTCTCATTTAATGTAGTTGATAGAACAATGCTGCAAGTAAATAGTTCCGGAACCGACTTTACAGAACAATCATTAAGACGGTACTACAAGGTAATTGATATGCCTTCTAAGATAGTAGAATACTCTTTGAGGCTTTTAGCAAAAAGAAAAAACCTATTGATATTCTGCTCTCTGATTGAAGAGGCTGAGACTGTATCTAAGAGGATTCCTGGATCAGTAGTACTTACCGGGTCTACAAGAAAAGAAGATAGAGAAAAGATTCTTACTCAATTCAAATCAGGAAAGATAAGATGTGTAGTAAATGTAGGAGTGCTTACAACAGGATTTGATTATCCAGAACTTGAATGTGTTCTAATAGCAAGATCTACAATGTCACTAGCCTTATACTACCAGATAGTTGGTAGAGCTATGAGGATCTCACCAAAAAAAGAAAATGCCTGGATAGTTGACCTTGGAGGAAATATCAACTTTTTCGGCAAAATAGAAACAATGAAAATCGAGCAGACGCCAAATGGATTGTTTTTTATATCCAATAACGGCAGACAACTCACGAATGTACCATTTCAAAAGTAA
- a CDS encoding helix-turn-helix domain-containing protein, which translates to MSDKSSVLKKVKKIVSTEVGITGAELVSQCRKQEFVYARMIFTCICNKRFGITQKEIAEYLKLKQPMISLYLSNTVKDLQHNERFRRKYNACYDRLNKLEEFHDKIEARNRILSK; encoded by the coding sequence ATGAGTGACAAGAGCAGCGTTCTTAAAAAAGTTAAAAAAATAGTCTCTACCGAAGTTGGAATAACAGGGGCAGAATTAGTTTCACAGTGCAGAAAACAAGAGTTTGTTTATGCGCGAATGATTTTCACATGCATTTGCAATAAGCGATTTGGAATTACACAGAAGGAAATTGCAGAGTATCTGAAGCTGAAACAGCCGATGATTAGTTTGTACCTATCCAACACAGTGAAAGATCTACAGCACAATGAAAGATTCAGAAGGAAATATAACGCATGTTATGACCGTCTGAATAAGCTTGAAGAGTTTCACGATAAGATAGAGGCTAGAAATAGAATATTATCAAAATAA
- a CDS encoding DNA-packaging protein: protein MQKKTTNKTSTTKKPATPKKRVAKTVKPLQEKPEASSENKKFGNQFWKMRAKHGRDKLFATPEELWNAACEYFQWVEDNPLPETKVFQHQGKVVKEVVPIMRAMTLGQLCFYLNCNEAYFRQFKARLTDKDDGFSTVIADIENVIFTQKFQGASGNLLNANIISRDLGLADKKEVNASVSFLDYLMQSSDDEEKND, encoded by the coding sequence ATGCAGAAGAAAACCACAAATAAAACCTCAACAACAAAGAAACCAGCCACTCCAAAAAAAAGAGTGGCTAAAACCGTTAAGCCTCTTCAGGAAAAACCAGAGGCATCTTCAGAAAATAAAAAATTCGGAAACCAATTCTGGAAGATGAGAGCAAAGCACGGACGTGATAAGCTTTTTGCTACACCAGAGGAATTGTGGAACGCTGCATGTGAATACTTCCAATGGGTAGAAGACAATCCACTGCCAGAAACTAAGGTATTCCAACACCAGGGTAAAGTTGTTAAAGAAGTGGTTCCAATTATGCGTGCTATGACTTTAGGACAGCTTTGTTTTTACCTTAATTGCAATGAAGCATACTTCCGGCAATTCAAAGCTAGATTGACTGATAAAGACGATGGTTTTTCTACGGTCATAGCTGATATAGAGAATGTTATTTTCACTCAGAAGTTCCAAGGAGCATCCGGAAACCTGCTAAACGCAAACATTATCTCCCGCGACCTTGGTCTTGCCGATAAGAAGGAAGTAAACGCTTCAGTGTCGTTCTTAGACTATCTAATGCAAAGCTCAGACGATGAAGAAAAAAACGATTAA